The following is a genomic window from Methanobacterium formicicum.
CTCCTCTGGCCCCTTAAACAAAAGTACGGCCGGAAAATATCCTGGGCCGATCTGATGATCCTGGCCGGCAACGTGGCCCTGGAATCCATGGGTTTTAAGATCTTCGGCTTCGGTGGCGGACGGGAGGACATCTGGGAACCAGAAAGGGACATATACTGGGGCTCCGAGAAAGAGTGGCTGGGAGGAGAACGCCACGAAAAGGGCAGTGACCTGGACAAACCACTGGCCGCCATTGAAATGGGTTTAATCTACGTAAACCCGGAAGGCCCCGACGGTGTGCCCGACCCCCTGGCTGCAGCCAGCGATATCCGGGAAAGTTTCGCCCGTATGGCCATGAACGACGAGGAAACCGTGGCCCTCATTGCCGGTGGCCACGCCTTCGGCAAAACCCACGGAGCAGGTGACCCCCAGTACGTGGGACCAGAACCAGAAGCTGCCCCCATCGAGGAGCAGGGTCTGGGCTGGAAAAGCAGCTACAAAACTGGAAAAGGTAACGACACCATCACCGGAGGCCCGGAAGTTATCTGGACCAACACCCCCACGGCCTGGGACAACAACTTCTTCCGCATACTATTTGAATTTGAATGGGAGCTTGAAAAAAGTCCGGCCGGTGCCTACCAGTGGAAACCCAAGGATGGTGCTGGTAAAGATACCGTACCTGATCCCCACGACGGAGAAAAACGCCGCACCCCGGGCATGCTGACCACCGACCTATCGTTACGATTTGATCCCATCTACGGGAAGATATCAAGACGCTTCTACGAGAACCCGGATGAACTGGCCGATGCATTCGCCCGGGCCTGGTTCAAACTAACCCACCGTGATATGGGTCCCAAAACACGCTACCTCGGCCCAGAAGTACCCGAGGAGGACCTCATCTGGCAGGACCCCATCCCAGCAGTCGATCACCAGTTAATCGATGAAGAGGACATCCAGAACCTCAAGGAAAAAATACTGGCCACAGATCTCCCTGTCCGGGAGCTGGTTTACACGGCCTGGGCCTCAGCATCCACTTTCCGTGGCTCTGACAAACGGGGCGGTGCCAACGGTGCCCGCATCCGCCTGGCACCACAGAAGGACTGGGAAGTCAACCACCCCGACCAGCTGAAAAAAGTGCTCCGGACACTGGAAGACATCCAGAGTAAATTCAACCAGGCCCAGTCCGGCAACAAGAAGGTTTCCCTGGCGGATATCATTGTCCTGGCCGGTTGTGCCGGTGTGGAACAGGCGGCAAAAAATGCTGGCTACCAGGTAAACGTACCGTTCACACCGGGAAGAATGGACGCCCGGGAAGAAGACACTGATGTGGATTCCTTTGCCATCCTTGAACCGGTTGCCGACGGTTTCCGGAACTATCAGATGATTCAAACCGAGGAAAGACCAGAGGAGTTACTGGTGGACAAAGCACAACTTTTAACCCTGACCATTCCCGAGATGACAGTCCTTATTGGGGGTCTGCGTGTTCTGGATGCCAATTATGAACAATCATCCCACGGTGTCTTCACCGCAAACCCAGGCACACTTACCAATGACTTCTTCCGGAACCTGCTGGACATGCAAACCGAATGGAAGGCCACCGAAGATGAAAACGTGTTCGAGGGAAGTGACCGGGCAACCGGAGAATCACGGTGGACCGCCACCAGGGTGGACCTCATCTTTGGTTCAAACTCCGAACTCCGGGCAGTGGCCGAAGTCTATGCCTGTGAGGACTCCCAGGAGAAGTTCCTGCAGGACTTTGTAAGCGCCTGGGACAAGGTCATGAACCTGGACCGGTTCGACCTGGCCTAAGTACTGGAGAAAAGAAAAAACATTATTAGGGGGTTAAAAATTACTTTACCCCTTTTTTATTTTTATTATTGATTATAATTCCTATTCAGAGATTGAAGTCCTATTTTGAGATTATAATTCCTATTCGGAGATTATAATTCGGATTTATATAGAACCCTAACCGGGCAGTATCCTTTTTATCCCGACCATCCTTAGGGTAAAACTTCTATAGTGGATAATGGGGAGTTGATTTTCTTGAAATGAATCTGATTGGATTCCCCAAATTCTAAACTATTGATTTTGTAGGTGTTGTGGGTAATGTCCTCAATGCCCGCCCTTAGAACCACCACCAGCGGTACGGTGCACCGGTCCACTAGTTCTTCCACCATGAAACAGTCCCGGTTCTGGGTTATCAGGGGAGTATCCGCACTAATCAGGAAGTCTTCCCCCTGGATCTGGTAATCTAAATTCTCAATGTAGGGGGACTGGTCAACAAAATATTCACAGATATCATTTAACATATCTTCATTATCATGCTGGTACTTGTGGTTAAAATCATTTTTCAACATGCTCCACAGATTATGACTAGTTAAACGGGCAATGTTGGTGATGCCCCCGGTTAAAATTCCCACCTCATTGTAGTTAATCCAAACATCCATGGCTTCGGCAATAGCTTTACTGTACCATCCCTTTTCAAACCGGAACTTCTGAGAAGCCAATTTTCTGAAT
Proteins encoded in this region:
- the katG gene encoding catalase/peroxidase HPI, with product MDEKGKMTASSGITNLDWWPNRLNLDILRQHSEKSNPMDESYNYAREFESLDLEAVKKDLRELMTDSQEWWPADFGHYGPLFIRMAWHSAGTYRVGDGRGGGGHGNQRFAPLNSWPDNANLDKARRLLWPLKQKYGRKISWADLMILAGNVALESMGFKIFGFGGGREDIWEPERDIYWGSEKEWLGGERHEKGSDLDKPLAAIEMGLIYVNPEGPDGVPDPLAAASDIRESFARMAMNDEETVALIAGGHAFGKTHGAGDPQYVGPEPEAAPIEEQGLGWKSSYKTGKGNDTITGGPEVIWTNTPTAWDNNFFRILFEFEWELEKSPAGAYQWKPKDGAGKDTVPDPHDGEKRRTPGMLTTDLSLRFDPIYGKISRRFYENPDELADAFARAWFKLTHRDMGPKTRYLGPEVPEEDLIWQDPIPAVDHQLIDEEDIQNLKEKILATDLPVRELVYTAWASASTFRGSDKRGGANGARIRLAPQKDWEVNHPDQLKKVLRTLEDIQSKFNQAQSGNKKVSLADIIVLAGCAGVEQAAKNAGYQVNVPFTPGRMDAREEDTDVDSFAILEPVADGFRNYQMIQTEERPEELLVDKAQLLTLTIPEMTVLIGGLRVLDANYEQSSHGVFTANPGTLTNDFFRNLLDMQTEWKATEDENVFEGSDRATGESRWTATRVDLIFGSNSELRAVAEVYACEDSQEKFLQDFVSAWDKVMNLDRFDLA